GAGAGCAGCAGTCAAAAAAGATCGTAAGAGAGTTGAAGAAATTTCCAAGGATTTGGGTTATTTGACCGGTCTTGAATCCCAACAAATGGTTAAGGCACATGTTGACTCGGTTATGTGTCTTGGTGAAGCATTTTCGCCAGTTGATAACAACGGTGAGccattcaatttcaagaaaCAAACTATTTCAGACAGAGTCAGAGGTAATGTTGGATTAATGTTAAACGAAAGATTGACTCCACCACCAGAAGAGACTTATTCTTTGCATAGAAAGTTAAGTGGGGTGTTTTTGTTATGTGCTCGATTAAATGCAACTGTTCCGTGTGAGGATTTATTTAGAGAAATCATCGGTTATGAAGATTGAACAGTCTCGCACAACTTGTGGGCAAAAATAACGAATTGGGCTattacacaaaaaaaaaatttatgaCACCGATgctaatactaataatgcttataataaattgtaatAAAATGATGTACTATTAACTTAACATGAATGTCAAAAAGCAACATATAGATATATTTATGTCCAAAgtcaaaataattaatagTTTTATGGGTTGTATAGaagaatatatttatttattaatgatgaattgagTATTGTAGTGTCTATTTGTTTACCGCGGTATTGTTGTAATTATCTTGTTCGAGGCGCAGATTTTGTTGTCGTCCCAACGATAATCTTTGATTGCGTATTATTTTACAAGCCACTCGCTCGCCCACACCACATCAACGGTTTTATCGTCGTGAAAACTGCTAAAGATCAACTTTAAAagaagagagaaaaaaaaaaaaatattattaagtTCCTAGGGATCACCCCTAATTAACTTGGCAacacttcaatttcaatattaacACAAACGTTTTTATGACTAGTGATGAATCAAATTACTATAACGATACCTGTGATTCTATGGATAGCACAGATGAAAGTCAATTACTTACTAGTAGTACCGGAATCAGGTCTGATGGTTCGTTGCCAAGATTGGTGATTGATAGACAAAGCTCTGTCATTCTAGCTAATACAGGAGAACGAGTCCATCGTTCCGTctcattttcaaattcacaAGATACATCATCAGAAACAGAGTCTTTATTTCTGTCAAATGGGATTTTATATCAAAGATTAGTTGTTCCAATGTTGCGTGTTTATCATAACGAAGTATTTAGAAATGTTTTCAAATGTTCCATGGCTTATTTCTTGGCATCATTAGGGGTCTATTATACTCCCTTTGACGAGTTTCTTGGATCTACCGACTCTAAGCACGTTGTGGCAACAGTTGCTGTATACTTCCATCCTTCGAGGACAAAAGGTTCCATGACACAAACTTTAATGTTTGTGGTGATTTCCATAGTGTACAGTTTTACAGTGTCTCTTGGATGTCGAGCGATATCAGCTTATTTCTATCGTGGAGGGAAAGATGAATTTAGCCATTTCATTGATCTAATTATCAGCTCGATCTCATTGGGTGTTATATCATTTATGAAACAAAAGGTAAATAAGCTAACCTTTAACACAGCCTGCTCGTTAGCATGTATATCTATTGTTGCCTGCATTGTCAAAGAAGGTAGTATAAATTCAGATAATATACCGCTACCAAGAATTGAATCTACGTTTCAAGTTGTAGTGAGCGGTTGTATAATTTCCGTTGCGTGTTGTTATTTCATTTGGCCCGTGAGTGCTGTTAAGAAATTGCAGAAAACATTAAACGACTCCTATGATATATTCTCACAAGTCATATCAATATTAGTCAGAAGATTTGTTGCAGGTGAACAATTTACACCAGTGGATGTTGAGATGATTGAAAAACTAAAGACTAATATCAAATCTTTATCCCAGTATCTTGAAGAAGCAAAATACGAGTTGTTTGTTATTGGGAAAGAAGAGGAATGGAtgttttttgaaaaattggtaaAGTCAACTGTTTCATTAGCACGACACTTGCAAGCTTTGAGCGCCGCCACCCGAATGCAGTGGACATTGTTGCACgaagaaaatattattagtgATACACCCAGTTTACGGAGCTTTGTAACTGATGATATTCACCTCTCGCCATCGGTGCTAAATATGACACATTCAATGCCCCAGCCATTGCAAGATGAAGCACACAATTCTTTGCAACTATTTGACTTGTTTGTACAACACCTTGCACCTTCTATTAAATCCTTTGTGTTCACGATTAAAGGAGTGTTGAGAGAAGTTCCCTTTGAAAATTTTAGTGAGGAAAATCCAAGTAGGTTTGCTTCTACCACTACATTGCAATACTCATTAGACAGTGCAATTAGATTGTTTGAAGAAAAGCAAGAACAGTCGTTTGATAAGTTGTATGGTCAAAAGATCTTTAAGCAAAATCTGGATTTTGACTTTAAAGCTGATCAAGAGGAGGTCACAGCATGTTGTGGAAATTTTTCGTCTTTGTTGTCTCAGTTTGGGTCTGAGCTAttacaatttattaaactTTGCGATCGCTACGATGATATTGCTTCCAGTTCTAGAACCTGGAGATGGTTAAGATTTTGGGAAAGAACGAGTGAACCCAAGAGATCCATAGATAACAGTTTACATGCAGCAGTAGATGATTTACGTGAACAGTATGGGTTGGGGTCATTTAAAACCCCTGAGCGTGGTTCTTTTGCTCTGCAATTGGGCTATAgtatttggaaatttttgaaagtcTTTAAACGAACTGATGTGCAATTTGGTATTCGGGTTGGTTTAGGGGCTGCTTGTATTTCGGTGTTTGCTTTTATTCCTGCCACCAAAGGCATTTTCAATGTTTGGAGAGGAGAGTGGGCGTTGACGATTTACTGCataatgatgaataaaTCTCTAGGTGGAACAACAATGACTGTGAAATGGAGAATTATAGGTACATTTCTAGGTGCATTCACatcatttgttgtttggaAAATAACCGATGCCAACGTCTATGCGTTATGTTTGACAGGGGTTTTGATCTCGATTCCGTCGTTCTATATCATCATGTATtggaagaaaaataatgCGTTTGGAAGATTTATCTTATTGACTTATAACTTGACGGCCTTGTATTCTTACAGTATGATTCAAAAGGATTCTGAAGACGACAATGAAGGTGGAGATGACCCAATTATTGGAGAAATTGCGTTCCATCGATTTATTGCTGTGTCTGTTGGTATTATGTGGGCATTAACTATGGCGACGTGGTTTCTACCAAATAGTGCAAGAGTCAGGTTGAAAAATGGGTTGTCTGCATTGTGGCTAAGATTGGGTGTGATATGGAATAGTGATCCTTTGGAATTTGATCCTGACACGAAACAACTTGTTGGGTTTAAGGCTGAGGAAGGTACAAATAAACTACTTGCTGAATGTGAAACGTTGTTGAAGCAAGCTCCGGTTGAATTTAGATTAAAGGGTGCCTTTCCATCTCATATATATTCGAAATTGATCAAGGATACGTCTGCCATCATTGATGCTTTCCAgaatttggatttgttgATCAAGGTTGATCCCAAATTGAGTCCCAGTGAAGAgtttgttttcaaatacattgaaattgaacGAGAAGAGGTCGAGCAAAGAATATTTTTAGTGTTTTATATGCTTGCTAGTGCCATGAAACTAGGATTCCCGATACCCAGTAAGCCTGCATCAATTGAACATGCTAAAGATCGAATGTTGTACAAATTAAGTAGCATCAGACAACAACAGGAAGAGGAGttggttttgaaaaatgctgactttattttattgtatTCGTATATATTAGTGGCTACTACAATTGCAGAACAATTAGATAGAATTATGGTTCAACTAAAAGAGTTATTGGGAGAGATTTCAGAGGATATCTTTCAGTTGGTTTGAGGAAACGTGGAAATGGCTTTTTGCTAACAGGTGTAGTATGAAGTTATGGTATTTACGTATGTATTAATACATTGGTATGAATGCAGTCAATGTCGATGTTTGATTGGTCCCAACTAAAGCGTCGACGAATAAGTTATAGTGCTTGTTAATCTATTGACAGATTAAGGTTTTATCGTTTGTTATATTATtcgttttctttttctcaCTTCGTACACGCACTAAATTGATGAGGGCAAGACAAGTAAAGActtagaaaaaaaaatgttgaaaaaaaagctAGAAAAACGAAAccgaaagaaaaaaaaaataaaagttaAACAACCTTTAGATCATTTCGGTTGCCTATTCTTCATATCGTATTTAATCTATTTataatcaagaaaattatACCATGCAATTTGCTCCTGATAACCAAATAGGTAAAGAGTTACAACAAAACTTGATTCAAGAAATACAAAGACGTTTCAATAAAGCGGCTGATGATGCGGTAGACATTGCTGACTATATCATCTACTTGATTGTGGCAAAAAAGAGCGAACAAGAAATAGTCGCAGAGGTCAAAGATATTGCTGATATATCTATTGATGTTGGATTTATTGGGGATGTTCATCtggaaatcaaaaaattagaagaaaaatataatcaacCTCTGGCTAGTGCTGTGGAGGAAACTCCTCAACCCCCGCAACATCCACAGCAATCACAAGCTTCTGTGGTGGCTCCCCAAGTTCCTACTGGTCCTAAGAAGCAATTAACCGAAGAAGAGAGGATCGCCCTTCGAAATCAGCGATTTGGAACTACCCCCAGGGTGAGTGGACGTGGTGGACGCGGTGGTATAACAAAAACCAGAACCGATTTCAGAAATGGACACAGTAATAAGAACTTCCTAGACCCTAAAAAGTTGGAACAAATAATCTCTGGAACTAATAATGGGGCTATTAAGTTTGTACCACTCCCACCAAAAGGTAGGTGTCCAGATTTTCCATATTGTAAGAATCAGAATTGTCAAAAAGCTCATCCAACTAAGAATTGCTTCAATTATCCAAATTGTCCCAATCCATCAGGAACATGTAATTACTTACATCCAGATCAAGATCAAGAGCTAATCGCTAAATTGGAAACAactaaaaaagaatttgaagagAAGAGAAAGAATCAGCTTATGGTTAAACAAGGCTCCTGTAAATATGGTTTGAAATGTGCTAAAGAGAACTGTCCATTTGCTCACCCAACACCAGCCAACCCTGAATCCGGCAAGATTGAAACTTTGGAATGGTGTTCACAAGGTAAAAATTGTCAAGATAGAGATTGCACTAAATCACATCCACCTCCACCAACCGCAAATTCagaaaatttattatctgCTGTTGACTTGGCCTTGGAACAATGTAAATTTGGATCACAATGTACTAATGTCAAATGCCCAAGAAGGCACGCGACTTCGACTGTACCATGTCGTTCTGGTGCTGAATGTAGAAGAGTTGATTGTACATTTGCCCATCCATTGAAAGAGCCATGTCGTTTTGGTATAAAATGTACAAATAAAGTGTGCATGTATCAACATCCCGAAGGGAGAACTATTACTTCTCACACCTGGACCAAGGATGCTGCTGAGAGTAATAACAATACTTCAAACCGATCATTTGCTGTTTCTGAAGATCAGATTATGGAACAAGTTGCTCAATAAGAAATGGATCAGCGCATCTGAAAGAAATAAGACGAGCGAACAATCCAGGAAATCTGAATAATGGGAATGAAAATGTGATAGTAGAAAAGGTGTATATTCATTGTAacatattatatttatagttCTGTTTCTTctgtttatttgttttcttttgatcATTTTTTGCAGTTTTACACCAGTAACTgaatatacatatatatatttatagcttttatattttgataaCCGTGTAGCTAGTCAAATTGATTGTTCTTCTGAAAAAAgattaaattgttttattttctattaTACAGTTCAAtacatttattgaatttacaCTATATGCTATAAAACATTTAGTATCTCTTTTTACCGGCAGCAGCTTCTTCAGCGTAAACTTCCAATGGAGAAGCAGCTAATGGAGTTTCAGCCCACAAGTTTGGAGTCAAGAAACTGTAAGTGTTACCGATAGCAGCGAAAGCAGCTTTCAAGGTGTTTTCGGTGGTTCTGGTAGaaccagaagaagaagtataGACATCTTCAACACCAGCCAATTGCATTAATCTCTTGACAACTGGAGAAGCAACAATACCTTTACCTCTTGGAGCTGGAATCAATCTAACAGCAACGGAACCACATTTACCAGTGACCTTACATGGCAAAGAGTGTGGTTGACCCAAGTTAGAACCCCAATAACCTCTTCTGATTGGGATGATGGATAATTTGGCAATAACAATGGCGGCTTTAATGGCAGAAGCAACTTCTTTAGCGGTCTTGATACCCAAACCAACATGACCGTTAGAGTCACCAATGACAACAACAGCCTTCATTCTGGTTCTTTGACCAGCTCtggtttgtttttgaaCAGATCTGATCTTCATGACATCATCTTTCAAGTCTGGTAATAAcaaatcaatgatttggTATTCCTTGACTGGCAAAGAGTGCAAATAGATTTGTTCAACACTGGTGATTTTACCAGCTTTGACTAATCTACCTAACTTGGTGACTGGAGTCCATCCTTTTTCTTCACCATCTCTTCTACCGCCTCTTCTACCACCTCTTCTTCTATCACCAAATTGTCTTTTTGGGGCTTCAGCTGACattgtttattaattaattaaataagTTGTTGTATATTTGTCGGAATGTTACGTGGAAAGCCGGGGTGTTGGTTTCGATCGACAGATTActtgatttttttaaaagagTCAAAAGGGAAAGGAAAACTGAAAGTTTGGTgttttaatgataatttgaaatttttttttttttcctcttcctctGCCACTTCGTAACTCGCGTATGTAGGAAATAAAACATTAGGGCAATAGCCCTAATCAAGTAGTGTGCACGTGAATACTTGTTTCTCatgcaatttttttttagagaGGACTTTGATTGTGCTCCCTATGGTAGTTGCAAAGGATATCCTAATAACAATCAGTAACCCATAATAATCGAAAGCTGCAAATCAGGGTTTGTAAGTCTTGTCTGAAAAGATGCTAGGCATACTATGGCAATCACTTTAGTTTGAGGGAGAGGTACTAGTATATAATAAGAGTAAGACTATTACGGTGATGTCGTTAGACTGTTCTTGATTGTgatgtttatttttcagtttgaggcgtattattattaatttgttttttttggaacTCTTTGATTGCTTTTTGCTATATTGCTGGCTTCGGCTTCGTTTCATTGGTTGTATTAAACCTTCAAAACTTGATGTGGTGAGTTTATATTTCTCATGATTGTGATGAGGTTCTATGTCGTGCTTTGGTAGACAAAAAGTCTAATTGTTTCCCTTTCAAAGGTATAATGCGACAAACAATAGTCATGAAGCGACTTTCTACAATAGTTAGTCGATAACTCAAAATGGTCTTATCATTGTCGGAATTGACAACATCAGCTAATAAAGACAGTTGTTTACAACCACCACAGTTTGTATAAacttaataataatatttggaaggcaaaaaagaaccaataaaaaagaaaacaaaatttgttttatgCCCAATCAGATTGGAATACTTATCTCATACCAATAACTTATTACTTGAAACTTTGAATTGACCAAGATTTGCTATCGTTGGTATTTGTTTGTATTCTTGGCTCATAATATATTAatctaattctttttttttttttaaaggtGGTGGAGTTTTGTGCTATTTCCATTATGATTGCTGTTTTGTCTCTACCACCACCTCTTGTAGAATTGTGTTAGGTGTCTCTCGCTATTTTTTCTATTGTGATAATACTTAAGAGTCAGGTTTTATCCTGTTCCCTCACCCTCCCCCCCCTTCAATTCTCACATAGGTCTCTCATTTTCTCCagtttaaaaaaaaaaatagaacaataattataataataacctAAACTtgtgcttttttttttttctttttcttgctTTTTTTACTTTATCATTCTATAATCTTAAGAGATCTTAAACAGTCATTACCTATTccttgatttatttatcatttcCTTAATCATGTCATCCA
This is a stretch of genomic DNA from Candida dubliniensis CD36 chromosome 1, complete sequence. It encodes these proteins:
- a CDS encoding nuclear polyadenylated RNA-binding protein, putative (Similar to S. cerevisiae NAB2;~Similar to C. albicans NAB2); amino-acid sequence: MQFAPDNQIGKELQQNLIQEIQRRFNKAADDAVDIADYIIYLIVAKKSEQEIVAEVKDIADISIDVGFIGDVHSEIKKLEEKYNQPSASAVEETPQPPQHPQQSQASVVAPQVPTGPKKQLTEEERIALRNQRFGTTPRVSGRGGRGGITKTRTDFRNGHSNKNFLDPKKLEQIISGTNNGAIKFVPLPPKGRCPDFPYCKNQNCQKAHPTKNCFNYPNCPNPSGTCNYLHPDQDQELIAKLETTKKEFEEKRKNQLMVKQGSCKYGLKCAKENCPFAHPTPANPESGKIETLEWCSQGKNCQDRDCTKSHPPPPTANSENLLSAVDLALEQCKFGSQCTNVKCPRRHATSTVPCRSGAECRRVDCTFAHPLKEPCRFGIKCTNKVCMYQHPEGRTITSHTWTKDAAESNNNTSNRSFAVSEDQIMEQVAQ
- a CDS encoding 40S ribosomal protein S2 (Similar to S. cerevisiae RPS2;~Similar to C. albicans RPS2), producing the protein MSAEAPKRQFGDRRRGGRRGGRRDGEEKGWTPVTKLGRLVKAGKITSVEQIYLHSLPVKEYQIIDLLLPDLKDDVMKIRSVQKQTRAGQRTRMKAVVVIGDSNGHVGLGIKTAKEVASAIKAAIVIAKLSIIPIRRGYWGSNLGQPHSLPCKVTGKCGSVAVRLIPAPRGKGIVASPVVKRLMQLAGVEDVYTSSSGSTRTTENTLKAAFAAIGNTYSFLTPNLWAETPLAASPLEVYAEEAAAGKKRY